The Ignavibacteriota bacterium sequence CAATCCAAACTGAAATGCACAAATCAATACACGAAGTTTTAATGAACAACATAAGTTCAAACAAAGATAAAATTCTTGTAATAGAAAGTGATCAAGCTTCTTCGGCGTTATTAAATAACTATTTATCAAAGTGGAATTATCAGACTGAAATTGTTAATTCCGGCGATTTTGCTTTAAAACTGCTTCAGCAAAATAAGTATGTCGCGGTTATTTTGAATATCGAACAGGAAAATGAAAACAGTTTAGAAATTTTGCAAAAAATTAAAAACAATAAATTTACCAGAAATACTCCGGTTATTGTATTTTCACTTGAAGCGGAAAAAGAAAAGATTTACTTAATGGGCTCTGTTGAGTATTTGGTAAAACCAATAAATTACAATAATTTAGTTGAAATTTTGACCAGTTATAAACTAAGAAGAAATTCAACCGTTCTGTGCGTTGATGATGATCTCCCTACTTTAAAATTGGTTCAGCAGGCTGTTCAAACGGCTGGATTCAATGTAATTGCTGAAAATAGACCCGAAAGCGTTATTGAGTTAATTTCCGATAAAGAACTTGACCTTGCGATTGTTGATCTTGATATGCCTAAATTAAACGGCTTTGAACTCATAAAGCAAATTAAATCGCTTGATAACTTTTCAAAACTGCCTATAATAATTTATACTGGGAAAGAAGATTATCAACAGGATCTGCAAAAAATAGACGGTTTGTTCGTTGATCTTCTCGATAAAAAAAGTACATCGTTTAATGAACTGGAAAAAACAATTTTGTCAATGATTAATAATTACGAAGAGCCGGTCTCTATTGAGAAAATTAAAGAAGTTCATGATTCACCGAAAATTTTGATGGCGGAAGATTATAAACACTCCCAAATTATTGTAACCCGATTATTAAAGAAAAGCGGCTTCGAAAATGTGGTAGTTGTTGAAAACGGCGAAGACGCGTTATCAATCTGTAAAAACGAAAATGTGGATTTAATTTTGATGGATATGCAGATGCCTGTAATGAACGGATTTGAGGCAACTCAAAAAATTAGGGAACTTGATGGATATCAGGATACACCAATTATAGCGCTTACTGCATTTGCAATGAAAGGCGACCGAGAAAAATGTCTGGAAGCCGGCGCAACCGATTATATTCCAAAGCCAATAGACAGCAAAGAGTTTATTGAAAAGGTAAAATATTATACCCAAGTAAAAATTGAGAATTAGATTTTAGATTTAATTGATAATTTATTTGCGGACTCAAAGTTTAAAATTATTTGTCAATGATTTTTAAATTAATTTTCAGTTTTTCCATAAATTCTATTGCTTTAAAGTGACTGATTAATCTATAGACTAGTAATTATTCAATATTTTCCATTCAAAGAAATCCGTAAAAAATTCTTATATTTCTAATCAATATTTAAATTACTAGGTAAATGACCAAAGAAATTAGAGTAAGATTTGCGCCGAGTCCAACCGGCTATTTACACGTTGGCGGATTAAGAACCGCGTTATATAATTATCTTTTCGCAAAAAAGAATAATGGTAAATTCATTTTAAGAATTGAGGACACGGATCAATCGCGCTATGTTGAAGGCGCGGTCGAAAAATTAATAGATTCTCTTAATTGGGTTGGATTGAATTATGATGAAGGTCCCGATGTAAATGGAAATTTTGGACCATATTTTCAATCTCAGAGATTAGAAATATATTCATCACGAGTTAAAAAGCTGCTTGAAGAAAATAAAGCGTATTATTGTTTTTGTACACCGGAAAGATTAACGGCATTAAAGGAAGAACAGCAAAAATTGAAATTGCCGCAAGCAAAATACGATAAGCATTGTCTTCATCTTTCCGCAAATGAAATTAAAGAAAAATTGGAAAGCGGAATTCCAAAAGTAATTCGCTTAAATGTCGAACCTAATCAATCAATTAAATTTACAGATATTGTAAGAGGAATTGTCGAATTCAATTCAGATACAATTGACGATCAAATATTAATTAAAAGTGATGGTTTTCCAACGTATCATTTGGCTAATGTCGTTGATGATCATTTAATGGAAATTTCACACGTTATACGCGGTGAAGAATGGCTTTCTTCAACTCCGAAACACGTTTTGCTTTATCAGCATTTCGGCTGGGATATTCCTCAGTTTGCTCATCTCCCTCTTTTATTAAATCCTGATAAAAGTAAATTAAGCAAACGTCAGGGTGATGTTGCTGTAGAGGATTACAGAGATAAAGGTTATTTAAAAGAAGCGTTGGTAAATTTTGTCGCATTATTAGGATGGAATTTCGGCGATGATAAAGAATTTTATTTAATCGATGAAATGATCAAAAAGTTTTCTTTGGAAAGAGTAAATAAAGCCGGTGCGGTTTTTAACGTAGAAAAATTAAACTGGCTTAACGGACTTCATTTAAGAAATAAAAGCAATGATGAGTTATTGCAATTATTTAAAATCGAATTACAAAAATCCAAATATGCAAATATCAACATCGCAGATGAAAAATTGATTTCTATTATTGAGGCGATGAAAGAAAGAGTGGAATTTGTTAAGGATTTTATAAACAGCTGCACTTATTTTTATGAACCGCCAATTGATTACGATGAAGCTATCATAAAAAAAAGATGGAAAGAAGATTCTGAAAAATTACTTAATGAATTTTCTTTTGGATTATCAAAAGTCGAAAGTCCTCAAAAACAAGATTATGAAGAAATTCTTCACAAAGTCGCGGAACAAAATAATGTTGGCGCCGGAAAAATTATTCATCCGTTAAGATTGGCAGTTTCCGGAGTGGGCATTGGTCCGGGAGTTTTTGATCTGCTGTATATTTTAGGAAAGGATGAAGTTTTAAAAAGAATTGTAAATGGAATTGTAGAAATTCCAAAATTTTTGTAACAATTTAAATTATATTATTTATGGATGAAGAGAAAAAAATACCAAGAAATTTTATTCAAGAAATTATTGATAATGATATTAAAGAAAATAAAAACGGCGGAAAGGTTTATACAAGGTTTCCTCCCGAACCAAATGGATATTTGCACATTGGTCATGCAAAATCAATTTGTTTAAATTTTGGTTTGGGTAAAGAATATCATGGTAAGACCAACCTAAGATTTGATGATACAAATCCAACAAAAGAAGATGTTGAATATGTTGAATCTATTAAAGAAGATATAAAATGGCTTGGGTTCCAGTGGGAAGGAAATGAACTCTATGCTTCAGATTATTTTGAAGTGCTTTATGATTATGCGGTTAGATTAATTAAAAACAGCTTAGCTTATGTTGATTCATCATCATTGGAAGAAATTAAGGAAGAGCGCGGAAATCCTACCGAACCGGGAAAATTAAGCAAATATAGAGACCGCTCTGTAGAAGAAAACTTGGATTTATTCAAAAGAATGAGAGACGGTGAATTTAACGACGGCGAACATGTTTTACGCGCAAAAATTGATATGAGTTCTCCTAATATGAATATGCGCGATCCAATTATGTATAGAATTCGTCA is a genomic window containing:
- a CDS encoding response regulator, whose protein sequence is MDWILQMVYDIKLNLFENLNVLRKLSKLGNRTFPDDLCIFLNDELSLRSVHLFKENSDNSFVLIGKSQKTDDLNIPNIISISEYEKMKAEQNLIGDFYKDCNIELPFQTENLQSILFNYDENFFGLIILSHKILPSDEVKNKFSIIVKFAQNCLAMWNDANLIKRDLNIPSENIISKSIKGFQKEIITINGLLTLAKAENPNSGINKYLDQIRNSHQFISSSLDDLNNLVTLYNTGMRQTKSTFNMENLLIDFVQARKSDNPNSKISLDQIKSGDISFDENILKSILNITLNFVSDFSHSNEAIISSKIVSENNLFFSIVGKNSKLNKNDLDQIFSPFGKREILNKTNGLAVNLLLKIIELIEGQLKLDIEENNLIVNISIPIQTEMHKSIHEVLMNNISSNKDKILVIESDQASSALLNNYLSKWNYQTEIVNSGDFALKLLQQNKYVAVILNIEQENENSLEILQKIKNNKFTRNTPVIVFSLEAEKEKIYLMGSVEYLVKPINYNNLVEILTSYKLRRNSTVLCVDDDLPTLKLVQQAVQTAGFNVIAENRPESVIELISDKELDLAIVDLDMPKLNGFELIKQIKSLDNFSKLPIIIYTGKEDYQQDLQKIDGLFVDLLDKKSTSFNELEKTILSMINNYEEPVSIEKIKEVHDSPKILMAEDYKHSQIIVTRLLKKSGFENVVVVENGEDALSICKNENVDLILMDMQMPVMNGFEATQKIRELDGYQDTPIIALTAFAMKGDREKCLEAGATDYIPKPIDSKEFIEKVKYYTQVKIEN
- a CDS encoding glutamate--tRNA ligase, translating into MTKEIRVRFAPSPTGYLHVGGLRTALYNYLFAKKNNGKFILRIEDTDQSRYVEGAVEKLIDSLNWVGLNYDEGPDVNGNFGPYFQSQRLEIYSSRVKKLLEENKAYYCFCTPERLTALKEEQQKLKLPQAKYDKHCLHLSANEIKEKLESGIPKVIRLNVEPNQSIKFTDIVRGIVEFNSDTIDDQILIKSDGFPTYHLANVVDDHLMEISHVIRGEEWLSSTPKHVLLYQHFGWDIPQFAHLPLLLNPDKSKLSKRQGDVAVEDYRDKGYLKEALVNFVALLGWNFGDDKEFYLIDEMIKKFSLERVNKAGAVFNVEKLNWLNGLHLRNKSNDELLQLFKIELQKSKYANINIADEKLISIIEAMKERVEFVKDFINSCTYFYEPPIDYDEAIIKKRWKEDSEKLLNEFSFGLSKVESPQKQDYEEILHKVAEQNNVGAGKIIHPLRLAVSGVGIGPGVFDLLYILGKDEVLKRIVNGIVEIPKFL